The Spodoptera frugiperda isolate SF20-4 chromosome 8, AGI-APGP_CSIRO_Sfru_2.0, whole genome shotgun sequence DNA segment acgaatcgATTTCCACGgctttgcattcattggaaaggtgaGGTTTATAGCAGAAAATTCAGGTAAAATCCAAGAGAAaggcaggaaaacagggaaagtcATAGGTGGTGAAAcgggagttcgccgggtttgctagttttgcTCTATTATTATGGGAACAACAAGCCAAAACTAACCTTTTTCTGTTGCTTCTTAGATTTCTTCCCTTTTTGTGCTCTGTCTCGGTCGTAAGCAGCTTGCAGCAATTCCAGTTCACTCCGCATCAATTCATCAACGATGTTCCTGATCTCTTGTTCAATCTTGACCATCTTCTCTCGTTCTATCATGTCCTTGTAGTATCTCTCATGAGGATTATCTGCGTCTTCTTTGAACTTCCATATATCTTCATATCTGAGGGTAACAaggttttatatattatgttggaGTTAACAAAGTATTCAGTTGTAAATTGAGAGTGAACCCAAGGATAtgctaagtaaatatttacctgCACTTATCGTCTCAATAAAATATGGTTAAATTagaattatattgattttacttACTCCTCATTAGCACCAGTCATGTCTTTCAAGAATGCTGAACTAGCACATTTGTAAGTGTCAAGATCATCAGCATCTTCCTTCCCGTTTTTACCATTTTCTTCTCCTTTACCATTCTTCTTGTCTTTGCTTTCCTTACTTCTCTTAGATTCTTTAGAAGACACAGGCGATGACTTGCTTATTTCACTATCCATACCAGTTCCTGAAATATTTAGGTATCAAATTTTATCCTAcgttgtaaaacaaatattgacaaAGGAAATTTATGTTATTGGTtaagtagtcgcaagtgcgactgctggacaaggggtctcggggtcgattcccgggtcgggcaaagtattgctgagctaCTTaaggcttttcgaaaatttctagtAGTaggagcacggagtctggaattgttcaCAGTATAtctcaataggctcacccacatgggacttataacacaaatggtgaaaaatgggtgtacattgtaacgTGTCGTACCGTACACCGCTGCCTATCCCTTGGGGATAAAAAGCTTGACgataatgtatgttgtatgtataaaCAATTTACCAGTTCGACTGTACATAGCTCTGCTGCCCCCACTTTCTTCGGAAGGCATTTCAGGGAACCGTCCAGTTCTATCATAATACTCCCTGATCCACCTTCGCAGTTCATCTCCTATTTGTTCATTCAACTTCTTCTCATGCTGGTTTCGAAGATCTTCTTCAATTGATACAAGTGCTGCTTGATATTCTTTTTCTCTCTCGGATTGCAATTTACGTCGGTAATCCTTGACCTGTAAAAAGTAGAATTGCAACATATTGTAGCTAGTGAATACAAATTTGACTAGTAGCTTCTTACTAAATCTCTATCTATgttctaagtcaaagtcaatattatatatttcaaataaacggACAAGACGATTTTTTaacgtcaaatcaaatattacaatattaaaggaaattaaaatgtttgtttgtcgcTCCAATACTAATATTGGaacgtttaaaaattaaatagacaCTCTTCTGTTAactaattcattttaaaattattattaacaatcgAATACATACTTCTTCTGCTTTCCTCTGAGCTTCAGATTCCATATAAGGAGGCAGTTCCATGCCAATTAAGAGCTGTTCTTCTATTTTTCTACGTTTGGTCAATCTTCTAGCTAAGAATCCACGCCAGACCTTCTGAATAGCAGTAGCGGCAGATGCTGACATCTCCCCTTTCTGATCTCTTCCTTTTTCTTTTAACAGACGAATTTCTTTCATAAACTGACCTCTGTAAATAAAATCATCAATCATTAATGTTGGAATTCTAAACATAAATAGTGTGTTTGATGATTTAGATTAGTTCCTAAAGTGGCCGCTGTGGCGCTGTCGTTTTTTCAGCTGTCAACTATAATGTCATTAATTTTTCTCTTTACTTTCATGTTGGACATTAAACCGTTCCTATTTAAACTTGGCATCTTTTAATTACTTTcccttaattaaaaatatatcaatctCTTTTTTTCTCTTATATTATCTTTAACTCTTATGATATCACCTACCTTAGTCTTCCCTGTCTAGCTCTTTCGTGGCTTTGAATGATGATCACAGCTTGCTGTTCCGTCAGTACTAGAGGTTGTGGCTTCGGAGGCTCATAGCCTAACTTTCTCAGTGTGTCAAGTACAAACTGTCGCCTACTTTCAATCTCTTCTGCTCGTTCACGGATGAAAAATTGTGGTATACATGGCTCAGCTTGATTTGGGGTCACTTGGAGTTTGACTAGAGCctgaaagtaatttaaaaacaagttttattactttttttacataCTGCATATATAATTGTTAATTGTAGGTACTGTCAAATACTTTGAGGGAACCGAAACACTAAACGAACTCTTCAAATAAAAATCGTATCGATCTAATTAATACACATAAGTAATTGTTAAATTATTGAAATCCAGCTGTAATATCAGTAACAAACATCtgtactaaaaaacaaaaaggattAACAAGCTAAATAGACACGATATGAGaatctacaaaataatttgaaaattaaaacatacctcatcatcatcaaaagtATGATCAGTTAACCGCATCTCCACTAAATCATGTTTTATCTCTATAAGTCTTCCCAAACAAGACTCCAGTAGTCTTCTGACAATCATTCGCTTTTGTGGCTGCAAGAGCTGGTCGTACACTGTATCCAGCCGACTCAGCAACATCGTATACCTCACTCGCAGTTCTAGAAGAATCGGTAGAAGGGTATTTCTATCAGCTGGTCCCGCTTCATAAAGCGCTTCATCTGCTTGAGTGGCTTCTCCTATCAGCTCAGAAGTCTCTACCAGCAAATCgttataagttttattagaCATTTTTGCTGTTTTCTCTTTATTCACTTCATTTGATTTTGGACTTTGCTTTCTTTAATATTAGGTCTGTTATTGTGTTTATCTTTCTGGTCCGTTGAATTGTTATTAAGGTATTATTCTTGATGTATCAGTTACAACACTCACAGTAAATACATTTCTTAAAAGATCTTTGAATAAATAGTCACtgatattttctaaatatacaaaaaccTTTTGGGAACCGATTTTAAATTCATCGAGTAACCTCGTCACTGTTTCGCGTTGTGTGTTGAGCTTTATCGACTCAACTTGCGTCGCTAGGCACCCTATCAGCTCCGTCACAGTTGAATTAACgtgtttttagtaaaattatcgTATTGAACTATTGATGCGTAAAGCAAAGCGACAATATATTAGGTTTTATGCCTTTTTTGAGGGTCATGATATAGTGGTAATGGTTTTTGTATCTATTATAAGCTTTTTGTAAAGAATAATGTGTTGTATgtgttataaaatacatattttttttagtaaaatttcgTAATAGTCGTCATCTGTGTTGACTTATgtcaaatgataaataaattgtcatttaaatatatGTGAACCAGTATAATCATTGGAGCCATACTTCGAGGACCAGCTTGACCGcagtgttaccacggcctcacagaaaactggcgtgaaacaacgcttgcgttgtgtttcgttatgtgactCACCACGGAATCGAAACCCCTATTATCCACAATCACCACCACGAACGCAACTAGACAGACATTAAACACATTGTAGAATAGTAAAACAACTCTCGACTACCAGTTATCACATCTCACATCATCAGATAGCACAAACGAATTTCATCTTTATCCCTGCTCTTATAAAGATGAGAATGGATAGAATATACGAAGGATATGTTGATGTGCTGGTGTCTGTATATAATTGCCTCAGTTTGAAATCTACCATTTAAGTAAATAAGACTTGCATGTGTTACTTAATCGCTTGCTTGACGTAAATTGATGGGAGGCTGCGATGTTTTCGTGAGATGAGTTAActtatattacctacatatgtagGTGTGTTTAAAAGaagatattttgttacattatataaaataaacctaatattatacatttttaaaacaatgtaaccaagaattgtattgtgaacctgattgaaaaagagtaacctatagagtttctggTTCGTTCTTTCCCATAGGAATCTtgggaacgagcaaatagcttcacttgaggattgaccgacagacagatatttcggttttttttaatattgttctatttgctttgacgttcaaaagtgcttgctcggtctatttgaatgaaattattttgactttgacttgactttgagtAGTAGATTAATAAACA contains these protein-coding regions:
- the LOC118275723 gene encoding dynein regulatory complex protein 11, which produces MSNKTYNDLLVETSELIGEATQADEALYEAGPADRNTLLPILLELRVRYTMLLSRLDTVYDQLLQPQKRMIVRRLLESCLGRLIEIKHDLVEMRLTDHTFDDDEALVKLQVTPNQAEPCIPQFFIRERAEEIESRRQFVLDTLRKLGYEPPKPQPLVLTEQQAVIIIQSHERARQGRLRGQFMKEIRLLKEKGRDQKGEMSASAATAIQKVWRGFLARRLTKRRKIEEQLLIGMELPPYMESEAQRKAEEVKDYRRKLQSEREKEYQAALVSIEEDLRNQHEKKLNEQIGDELRRWIREYYDRTGRFPEMPSEESGGSRAMYSRTGTGMDSEISKSSPVSSKESKRSKESKDKKNGKGEENGKNGKEDADDLDTYKCASSAFLKDMTGANEEYEDIWKFKEDADNPHERYYKDMIEREKMVKIEQEIRNIVDELMRSELELLQAAYDRDRAQKGKKSKKQQKKARRGGKKSKKKKEKDLTPDRTTESLFEELVSNGIIRPYPLVKINDYIGEKCFVGASYRESGVEATPCLGDVRQLVKEYCILPLGSELVRNNAPLVRSVLITGPAKCGKKMLVHSICNEVGAMLFDLTPANIVGKYPGKSGLIMLIHLVMKVSRLLQPSVIWMDDAEKPFVKKIPKTDKTDPKRLKKDLVKIIKGICPEDRVIFIGTSRAPWDAEQKLLFQCYQKIIQIPRADYGSISMMWRTKLHRAGALNPRLDISCLSRISDSYTLGTLLEALDAVLTTKRRLQLRVRVLTAAEIAVQLSTREPVYAEHEAAADSWWYKTPMEKRRQKVLQRLEEAQAEAENGG